The proteins below come from a single Hirundo rustica isolate bHirRus1 chromosome 6, bHirRus1.pri.v3, whole genome shotgun sequence genomic window:
- the FAM181A gene encoding protein FAM181A, producing MASDSEVKTLLNFVNLASSDIKAALDKSAPCRRSVDHRKYLQKQLKRFSQKYSRIPRCHPSKAPECGWRRGAEERARGPQPEAPDPSPHGGAAAEKVVRTAEAEESLSGEMGLQEQKPEAARPDQVPMRKRQLPASFWEEPRPARSLTAGAFPASPEGLQAPRDPPPYEGKKNKRSPDAAGPESPPDTVPHAGEKDPAGALSGRVGAWTCCPFPCPGPGVYQPPGALPPSPFPGLGPWRKSAATLPAEVRHFCKEADGPGQKLYRPMVLKPIPTKPAIPPPIFNVFGYL from the coding sequence ATGGCATCGGACAGCGAGGTGAAAACTCTGCTGAACTTCGTTAACCTGGCTTCGAGCGACATCAAAGCGGCTCTGGATAAATCAGCTCCTTGTCGCCGGTCAGTTGACCACAGAAAGTATTTGCAGAAGCAGCTCAAGCGGTTTTCTCAGAAGTACTCGCGGATCCCACGGTGTCACCCCAGCAAAGCCCCTGAGTGCGGGTGGCGCCGGGGGGCAGAGGAGCGGGCCCGCGGCCCCCAGCCCGAGGCACCTGACCCCAGCCCCCACGGCGGGGCTGCCGCTGAGAAGGTGGTGCGGACAGCCGAGGCAGAGGAGAGCCTCAGCGGGGAGATGGGTCTGCAGGAACAAAAACCCGAGGCTGCCCGACCGGACCAGGTGCCCATGAGGAAGCGCCAGCTGCCCGCGTCCTTCTGGGAAGAGCCACGGCCGGCGCGGAGCCTGACGGCCGGAGCCTTTCCTGCCAGCCCCGAGGGGCTCCAAGCACCCAGAGACCCTCCTCCCtatgaggggaagaaaaacaaaaggagccCAGACGCTGCTGGCCCGGAGAGCCCCCCTGACACTGTGCCACATGCCGGGGAGAAGGACCCCGCCGGGGCCCTCTCGGGCCGAGTGGGTGCTTGGAcctgctgccccttcccctgccccggGCCGGGCGTGTACCAGCCCCCGGGCGCGCTGCCCCCGTCGCCCttcccggggctggggccgTGGAGAAAGAGTGCGGCCACGCTGCCGGCGGAGGTGCGGCACTTCTGCAAGGAGGCCGATGGCCCCGGGCAGAAACTCTACAGGCCCATGGTTCTGAAACCCATCCCCACCAAGCCCGCCATCCCTCCACCCATCTTCAATGTTTTTGGCTATCTTTAG